TAACGACAAAGTTGTAGGCCGTAGTGTTTGAGCCCATACAGATGGCCAACGTCACAACGATAATCGCGGCATGCAACTTATGCTTGCCAATTTGCCTGCTGGCATAGCGCATATCCTGTAACAAATCATCAAGTATGCGCACGCCCCAACTCGCCTGGCAGTCTTCCTTCAAGGACTCGACGTTGCCAAATTTCTTCAGCGCAGCCTTTCGAGCCTCCTCACGAGACATCCCCTCTTCTACCATCTCATCGTTCATGAACTCAAGATGCTGCTCCATCTCAGCATCAAATTCATCCTGCATGGTGTCCCGACGAAACAGGGCCAGGAACCAGTTCTTAATCTCTCTGAATGATCGAAAGCTCATTTACACTTTTCTAGTTGTAGGAGCGGCTTGTTATTCTTCGCTCCGCTTGTTGAGGTGTCGTCTCTGCGCTCCTCGGTAATGCCGCGATCCCTTTGTGACTCTCTATGCAATCGCGGCATACAGCCGCTCCTACAGTTTTCAAAATACAATTCTTTGTATTTCATCTGCACAGGCCTCTTGTTAGGCTTTTTCGAGAACCAGGTTAACCGCCATAGATACATTCATCCAATGAGCCTTCTCTTCCTCCAACTGCTTCTCACCATCCTTGGTCAGCGCATACATCTTGATTGGCTTCTTCGTCTCACCCGTCTGCCAGTCTGATTGAATGAAGGACTTCTTCTCCAGCCGATGGAGGGCCGGATAAAGCGACCCTTGCTGCACGGTTAACACATCGTGGCTAATCTGCTGAATACGGCGAGCGATGCCGTACCCATGAATCGGGCCGGCCGAAATTACTCGTAAAATCAATAGGTCCAAAGTCCCCAACAATACGTCTTTTTTTCCTTCTCTTGGCATAGTAGTAAGCTATCTATGTATTTAGACAGCTTACTAAGTCAACTACATACGTTATCCACTCTACATAAATTTCGATTTGCCAGCTATTGTGGAGATCCACCATCCTCAAAGAATGCTAAGAATCGTTACTTTTTTCACCCTACTCTTCTCATTTACCACAAGCCTTATGGCGGCCGACAAAATCAAGGTCATGCATCTGAATGGGCAATCCAACAAGTATCACTCCTGGAAAGGCTTGGGTGATGCTATTAATCAGCATTTGGAGAGCGCCGGCATCTTTGATGTAGATGTCGTAACATCCCCTGCTGGCGGAGAAAACCTTAGCAAGTTTTCACCCAAGTTCAGTGACTACGATGTAATCGTCTTAAACTATGATGGAGACGAATGGTCCGAGAAGACCAAGAAAGCTTTTGTGAAATACGTCCGTAACGGCGGCGGCGTGGTTACGGTTCACGGAGCCAATAACTCTTTTGCTTACTGGCCTGAGTATAATGAAATTATCGGCTTGGGTGGCTGGGGAGGACCGACGCTCTACGATCCCCCACTCTATCAAGGCGAAGCGGATAAACAAAAAAGCCGCAATGAAGATTGGGGCCCTCGCGTTTACTGGGATGGTTGTGGAGCCGTTCACGACGATCAACCCGGTAGCACCAAGCACCCGCCCAAGCACGACTTTATCATTACCAACCGGACTCCTGATCACCCCATCATGAGAGGACTCCCAGAAATGTGGCTGCAATCCCACGATGAGGTTTACTCCGACCTGCGCGGCCCTGGCAAAAACCTCACCATCCTGGCTACTGCCTACGCCGACCAGAAACTTAAGAATGCATCACCCTACAACGAACCGATGCTCTTCACCGTATCCTACGGCAAGGGTCGCGTTTTCCAAACGACCCTCGGACATGTGGGTGCCAAGGATGATGCCACCGTGCCATCCGTCAGGAATGTCGGTTTCATAACGACCCTTCAACGCGGCGTCGAATGGGCCGCAACTGGAGACGTAAAGCAGGCTATGCCTGAAGATTTCCCGACCGCTTACGAGGCGACTGTGCGCTAGCTACTGGTTCTTACTCAGCTTGTGGACATACCCGAAGCCTGCAATAAGGCCTCCTGGGTAATCAGGTCATGTTGATAGGTCCAATCGAGGGACTTCTCACCACGAATCACTTTGGCCAGGTCTTCAAACTCGCCATCGTAGCGACCGTCTTTTCCAAGGGCGACTTGCTGCTCTCCCTTTTTGTAACGACCTCTCGGTTCATCGAGGTAGAGGGTTAGATTACCGGACTCCAGCTGTTGAATTTCAATAACACCTTTATCACCGGCGATCTGAAACCGACGACGGGGAAAACCAAAGGGATCCATGTGATTGATGCGAACCGTGGCGATAGTGTTCCCGAACGTAAGAACTGCCAACTGATTATCGGCCACCCCATCCGGTTGAGTTGCGCGGTTGTGAGCAGTAACCGACTGAGGCTTCCCAAGCATATGAACAATCGAATCAATCATGTGGCCGCCCAGCTCGAACATGCCGCCGCCGGAAAATCGTCCGATGTCTCGGCGTATTCCCTCATTGGCCAGCTTGCCCATCATACAATCGATCTCCATGATGTTGCCGAGCCAACCATCACGAACCGCCTTATACATAAATTGAAAGGCGCGGTTATAGCGTAGCATGTAGCCCATCTGAATTATGAGTCCGGACACCTTGGCTTTCATAAGAAGGTGTTTAAACTCCGGCAATGAATCTCCACCCGGTTTATCGAGGTGAATATTTACCCCTGTATCGATGCAGCGATGAGCCGTGGCAACAAGGTCAGGTACATCCGTCTCAACGGCTACCACTTGTAAACCCGGGAAGTTTAGCAATTGCTCCTCAGTCATCCAATTGACGCCAAGGTAAGTCTTGTCGTTCGCCAGTTCACGCCTTCGAGCCACATCCGGTTCAACCACACCTACCAATTCGTAGGTTTCGGGCTGGTTGCGAATGGCTTTCATCTTACCCGATGCATGACCATGCTGAGTTCCAATTTGGCCGATCTTAATCTCTGAATTTGGATCCGCAGAATAACCTGAGATAGAAGATGCAAGTAAGGCTGCACTTGAGGAAACTATAAAGGAGCGTCGATTCATAGCGATAAACCATAGTGGAGCACATCAATCGAACGCGCAAGCAATGAAGTCCATGTCACCTGCCAAATCCGGCTTCCAAGCGAACGCAAGAAACAGTGAAGGAACTTTACCTAAGTTCCACAGAACGTCCTATGAACCACTTCATCGGGTTCCGGCTGCTTTTCTAGATCCGCGTATTCGGGCTGTTCCTCATAGGGTGTGGCGAGTGCATCAAGCAGACGTTTAAACGGCCCATAGTCTCCTTGATAGGCTGACTGAATCGCTTGTTCAACTCGATGGTTGCGCGGTATGAGAATAGGGTTGGAAGATTGCATGGCACCCAAATCGGGGGAGTCATTGGTAGCAGCCCTCCATTGTTTCAGCCATTCATCCAACGCCGTCGTATCAGCGAACATACCTGTCAGAATGGCCTGGTCTTCACCATTTGCGACTTGGGTAAGTTTCTGGAAAAACAAAGTGAAATCTATTTTATGTTCAGCGAGCAGACTCAGGCATTCGGTGATGACTTCAAACGGGGCATCAGGAGACAATCCCAGCTTCGCCCGTAATCGCTTGGAATAGGCATTTCCGAATCGCTCGGCATAGCTCGAGAGAACAGCTTCTGCTTGCTCAATCGCTTTATCAGAGTCTTCAGACACAAGAGGTAACAACGTCTCCGCTAGTCGGGTAAGATTCCATAACCCAATTTCAGGTTGGTTCCCCCAGGCGTAGCGGGCGCCCTGATCAATGGAGCTAAATACACACTGTGGATGAAAGGCTTCCATAAAGGCACAGGGGCCATAGTCGATGGTCTCACCTGACACGGTCATGTTGTCTGTATTCATTACCCCATGAATAAAACCCAACGACATCCAATGAGCGATCAGACTGGCCTGGGCTGATACCACAGAATCGAGCAAAGCCAAATATGGGTTGTCAGCCTCTTGGGCGGCTGGGTAGTGACGCGCAATCACATGCTCAGCCAGCAACTTAAGCGCATCCACATCGTTACGGCTATGGTAATACTGGAAAGTCCCTACGCGAATGTGACTGGCCGCGACACGCGAAAATATACCTCCGGCCATGGCGCCCTCCTCTCGCATAACTGTTTCTCCGCTTGTAACAGCGGCAAGCGCTCGTGTGGTTGGCACTCCCAGAGCTGCCATCGCTTCACTCAAGATATATTCGCGGATGACTGGCCCCAATGCCGACTTTCCATCGCCACCGCGCGAGAAAGGTGTGCGTCCCGATCCCTTGAGTTGGAGGTCGTAACGTTTCCCATTCGTGCCCATCACCTCACCCAAGAGAATCGCACGACCATCCCCAAGCTGGGGAACAAACCCACCGAACTGATGACCTGCGTAAGCCTGTGAAATCGGTTGGGCACCTTCAGGAACTGAGTTCCCTGCCAGTACTGAAATCCCCTCTGACGATTCCAAATAATCAGCGTCTATCGACAGTTGGGAGGCAAGCGCTCGGTTGATTAGAATTAACTCAGGCTCGGGCACTTGAGCAGGAACCTGATTGGCATAGAATCGTTCAGGTAGCTTAGCGTACGTGTTGTCGAAAGATATACTCATAGAACTATAAAATGGATGGGTGAACGGTAGACCAGCTAGAATGATAGCGGCTTAGATCTTCATAAGGATGAAGTCGTACTGCTCACTCGTGATCAGCACCCGTTGAGTCGCTCGCGACTTTGGTCATCGATAACGCGTTGATACAATAGCGTAGGCCGCTGGGTTCAGGACCATCGGGAAAGACATGCCCCAAGTGAGAGTCGCAAGTATTGCAGGTGACCTCAACCCGCGTCATTCCGTGCGAATGATCCGCATGATAGGCGATCGCATTCTCTTTTACCGGCTGAGAAAAGGACGGCCACCCTGTTCCGCTATCGAACTTCCCGGAGGAATCAAACAAGGGTGTATCACAACACACACAGGAGTAGTTACCCGGTTCGAACAATTCACACATCTCCGAACTAAACGCTCTCTCGGTGCCCTTCAGCCGAGTTATCTGAAATTGTTCCGGGCTCAATTGTTCACGCCATTCTTCATCCGTTTTCTCAACAAAACGATCAGGCTCAGGATTACCATCCTGCGCAAAGTTTAGCACGTGTTTCCAAGTAAGAAGAGTGTTCATAGTCCACTCAGTGTAACTTGAAGGGTAAAACCTTACAAATCGCCTATGCCTCAACCCTCAAGACGGAGAGTAAAAATCCGTTTCTACTTTATGTACTCAGCTAAAGCTCTTTCGGCCAAACGTTCACCGATGGGCTTTTTGTTCTTGGGGTGCAATCCGTCGCCCGGCTGATCACGGATGTCGATGTATCCAGCATTGGGTACATCACTTACAGCTGCAGCCTGAGATTCCTGGATCACGGCCCAACCCGGACCACCTTTCGAAAAGACCGGCAACTGAACGGCAATAAAGGGAAACTCTCCCTGTCCCCATTCCTCACGCCAACTGGTGATCATATTGGCCAGTAAAGGACGGTAGGCTTTGGAAGCCTCGACTCCTGCCTTCGAATTGCGTTCACCTTGATACCAAATCGCGCCACGTATGCCAAATCCGGCCATCGATTCGAAATGTTGAGCGTATAAGCTGCCAGGCATTCCCACAGCATAAATGCTGGCAAGCACTTGCTCTTCGCCGGATCCTGGGGCTTCTGGCTTTTTGCCAGCAAGCTTGCGTCCTTCAGCATCTACGACTTTCTTCCATTCAGCTACCGTTTGGTCATAGG
This genomic stretch from Opitutia bacterium ISCC 52 harbors:
- a CDS encoding PadR family transcriptional regulator — its product is MPREGKKDVLLGTLDLLILRVISAGPIHGYGIARRIQQISHDVLTVQQGSLYPALHRLEKKSFIQSDWQTGETKKPIKMYALTKDGEKQLEEEKAHWMNVSMAVNLVLEKA
- a CDS encoding ThuA domain-containing protein: MLRIVTFFTLLFSFTTSLMAADKIKVMHLNGQSNKYHSWKGLGDAINQHLESAGIFDVDVVTSPAGGENLSKFSPKFSDYDVIVLNYDGDEWSEKTKKAFVKYVRNGGGVVTVHGANNSFAYWPEYNEIIGLGGWGGPTLYDPPLYQGEADKQKSRNEDWGPRVYWDGCGAVHDDQPGSTKHPPKHDFIITNRTPDHPIMRGLPEMWLQSHDEVYSDLRGPGKNLTILATAYADQKLKNASPYNEPMLFTVSYGKGRVFQTTLGHVGAKDDATVPSVRNVGFITTLQRGVEWAATGDVKQAMPEDFPTAYEATVR
- a CDS encoding Gfo/Idh/MocA family oxidoreductase, which codes for MNRRSFIVSSSAALLASSISGYSADPNSEIKIGQIGTQHGHASGKMKAIRNQPETYELVGVVEPDVARRRELANDKTYLGVNWMTEEQLLNFPGLQVVAVETDVPDLVATAHRCIDTGVNIHLDKPGGDSLPEFKHLLMKAKVSGLIIQMGYMLRYNRAFQFMYKAVRDGWLGNIMEIDCMMGKLANEGIRRDIGRFSGGGMFELGGHMIDSIVHMLGKPQSVTAHNRATQPDGVADNQLAVLTFGNTIATVRINHMDPFGFPRRRFQIAGDKGVIEIQQLESGNLTLYLDEPRGRYKKGEQQVALGKDGRYDGEFEDLAKVIRGEKSLDWTYQHDLITQEALLQASGMSTS
- a CDS encoding YdiU family protein, producing the protein MSISFDNTYAKLPERFYANQVPAQVPEPELILINRALASQLSIDADYLESSEGISVLAGNSVPEGAQPISQAYAGHQFGGFVPQLGDGRAILLGEVMGTNGKRYDLQLKGSGRTPFSRGGDGKSALGPVIREYILSEAMAALGVPTTRALAAVTSGETVMREEGAMAGGIFSRVAASHIRVGTFQYYHSRNDVDALKLLAEHVIARHYPAAQEADNPYLALLDSVVSAQASLIAHWMSLGFIHGVMNTDNMTVSGETIDYGPCAFMEAFHPQCVFSSIDQGARYAWGNQPEIGLWNLTRLAETLLPLVSEDSDKAIEQAEAVLSSYAERFGNAYSKRLRAKLGLSPDAPFEVITECLSLLAEHKIDFTLFFQKLTQVANGEDQAILTGMFADTTALDEWLKQWRAATNDSPDLGAMQSSNPILIPRNHRVEQAIQSAYQGDYGPFKRLLDALATPYEEQPEYADLEKQPEPDEVVHRTFCGT
- the msrB gene encoding peptide-methionine (R)-S-oxide reductase MsrB, yielding MNTLLTWKHVLNFAQDGNPEPDRFVEKTDEEWREQLSPEQFQITRLKGTERAFSSEMCELFEPGNYSCVCCDTPLFDSSGKFDSGTGWPSFSQPVKENAIAYHADHSHGMTRVEVTCNTCDSHLGHVFPDGPEPSGLRYCINALSMTKVASDSTGADHE